One Triticum dicoccoides isolate Atlit2015 ecotype Zavitan chromosome 3B, WEW_v2.0, whole genome shotgun sequence genomic window, GGTGAAGGGCCACAATGGAGTCACCAGCGTTGCAAAGGCCCATCTCCTTGGCGTTCTTCATGGCAAACCTCAGTGCCTCTTCCGTGGCTTCGCTGTCAAACGCCTTGGCAGTGCCAGCACTGAGCATAGGGATCACGCCCCTCACGATGAGGCTTTGCCTGGCAGGCCCCTCGTCGCTGCAGATCCAGTCAAACTCGACCGTCTTGAGCTCAGGAACCACCACAGACAGTATCGGCATGGATGGCCTGTACTTGGCTACAAGCCTTGCAGTTGTTCCTCCCCTGGTCAGTACCAAGATAAGCGTCGCCTTGGCTGAGTTGGCTGTGCGGACAGCTGATGAGGCAAGGCTCTCCAATGGGCTCATGGGAATCGGGGCTGATGACATGATTGATTTAAAAACAGCAGAATAGTCCACGCATGACTCGGCCTGCAAGCAGATCTTGGCCATAGTTTGCACTGCCAGTTCTGGATAAGCCCCAGCCGCTGTCTCACCACTGAGCATCACACAGTCAGTGCCATCAAGAACTGCGTTGGCCACATCAGTTGCTTCCGCTCGAGTAGGCCGAGGAGACTTGATCATAGACTCCAACATCTGGGTTGCAGTCACAACTGGCTTGCCCTGAATGTTGCACTTGAAAATCATCACCTTCTGTGCATAAAAGATCTTCTCTACAGGAATTTCCATCCCCAAATCACCTCTTGCCACCATAAAAGCATCAGACTGTGCCAGGATATCGTCAAAGTTAGCTACTCCTTCCTGGTTCTCAACCTGCACATTCAAGTTAACTCTTAATGATCTGCTAGGTGGAAGTGCACGAGTGTAATAcccacaaaaaaaagagagagaatggCGTACCTTTGACATCAGCATTATTGACTTGGCATGCTCCCCAAGTACCTTCCTGACCTCCACAAGATCTGAACCTTTGCGGACAAACGACAAAGCAATCATGTCAATCTTGTTCGGGACGCCCCATTGAAGGATATCCTCCCTGTCCTTTTCAGTGAGTGTTGGCAGATCAACAACGACCCCTGGAAGATTGACATTCTTCCTCTCACCAAGCATAGCAGTGTTCTCACAACAGCAGCGAACGAGACCTTGCTCTTTGTCACAATGAAGCACTGTAAGAGTGATGGTACCATCAGCGCATAATATGACACTGCCTGGCTTCAGATCAACTGCTAGCTTCTTATAGCTCATCGATATCATCTTGTCGTCCCCCTTTATGCTATAATCTGTGGAGATCACAATTTCTTGGCCCTTCCTCAACTGGATAGGCTTCCCATCTTTCAAAAATCCAGTACGGATCTCTGGACCCTGCCATGTCGAAAACCAACGAATATCTGATCAATAAGCTTTCTCAAGCAAACAAGTGTGCACAAAATGAGGTAAATGGTTCTCCATATGACACGTAAGAGATAAACAATCATTTCATCACTGACACACATCCAGGCCCATACACCACAAACAAGatcactagtactccctccgtaaagaaatataagagtgtttagatcactatcttgtatttctttacagagggagaatTTAATTTCTGTGACCATCAAGCTGATCATGGAGACAGAAATTTGACATCCAGGTCTGTCATAGTTTGCTCTCAACACATGTGAGAATTTCAGACATATTGCAACTTTCTTCATCCAAACAAGGATTCCAAATGTTGCTACGATGATGCTAAGATTTTTTTCCAAATACATTACCCACCTTGATCAAAAACAGTAATGTGAACCAAGTGTGTGCCACAACAAACAGTTGAGCCTCATGTTATGTTGCTGGAATTCCATTACAATATGCTTTTCTTAGACAAAGAAACATATATACCAGAAAGCCGCTACAAATGTGAATGCGTTATGATATTGTTGAGAATATGGTTCAACTAATCCCAGTTCCCAGGTAATGTTTGTTCCAGATTATGTGTGTGCCAGTT contains:
- the LOC119275860 gene encoding pyruvate kinase, cytosolic isozyme-like; translated protein: MVSNGELSQPQAGEYGLAVMRRRPKTKIVCTLGPASRSVDMIEKLLRAGMCVARFNFSHGSHDYHQETLDNLHAAMDRTGILCAVMLDTKGPEIRTGFLKDGKPIQLRKGQEIVISTDYSIKGDDKMISMSYKKLAVDLKPGSVILCADGTITLTVLHCDKEQGLVRCCCENTAMLGERKNVNLPGVVVDLPTLTEKDREDILQWGVPNKIDMIALSFVRKGSDLVEVRKVLGEHAKSIMLMSKVENQEGVANFDDILAQSDAFMVARGDLGMEIPVEKIFYAQKVMIFKCNIQGKPVVTATQMLESMIKSPRPTRAEATDVANAVLDGTDCVMLSGETAAGAYPELAVQTMAKICLQAESCVDYSAVFKSIMSSAPIPMSPLESLASSAVRTANSAKATLILVLTRGGTTARLVAKYRPSMPILSVVVPELKTVEFDWICSDEGPARQSLIVRGVIPMLSAGTAKAFDSEATEEALRFAMKNAKEMGLCNAGDSIVALHRIGNASVIKLLTV